From Arcobacter sp. CECT 8983, the proteins below share one genomic window:
- a CDS encoding diaminobutyrate--2-oxoglutarate transaminase gives MANEITTFERSESEIRAYCRAVPTVFKKSKNAVMTDENDKEFIDFFAGAGVLNFGHNNPKMKEAIIDFIQRDGVIHSLDMFTDVKREFIDTFVETVLKPRGWEDRKLQFTGPTGTNAVEAALKLARKVTGRTEVVAFNRGFHGMTLGALACTANNAFRSSSGVPLTNVIRDTFNDMEALKNLRQKMFDLGSGMLPPAAFIVEPVQAEGGVRVATKEWLQGVQKLANDTGALFILDSIQCGCGRCGSYFSFDDLDVDPDIIILAKGLGGVGTPIGMLVNKPGIDKAWNPGQHTGTFRGQGLSFVAGKVGIEYFKDEQFNNETKRKGDIIRKVLDNLDSKYSQVVDIRQKGMMLAIEFDSASTVKEITGKCYENGLIIGACSTGEIIKFIPPLTIEEDVLNEGLNRFVASVEAVLA, from the coding sequence ATGGCAAATGAAATTACAACTTTTGAAAGAAGTGAATCAGAAATTAGAGCATATTGTAGAGCAGTTCCAACAGTATTTAAAAAATCTAAAAATGCTGTTATGACAGATGAAAATGATAAAGAGTTTATTGACTTCTTTGCAGGAGCAGGTGTTTTAAACTTTGGTCACAATAATCCAAAGATGAAAGAAGCGATTATAGATTTTATTCAAAGAGATGGTGTTATTCACTCTTTAGATATGTTTACAGATGTAAAAAGAGAGTTTATTGATACTTTCGTTGAAACAGTTTTAAAGCCACGTGGATGGGAAGATAGAAAACTTCAATTTACAGGACCAACTGGAACAAATGCAGTTGAAGCTGCATTAAAACTAGCTAGAAAAGTAACAGGAAGAACTGAAGTAGTTGCTTTTAATAGAGGTTTTCATGGAATGACTCTTGGAGCATTAGCTTGCACAGCTAATAATGCATTTAGAAGTAGCTCAGGTGTTCCTTTAACAAATGTTATTAGAGATACTTTTAATGATATGGAAGCTTTAAAAAACTTAAGACAAAAAATGTTTGATTTAGGCTCAGGTATGCTTCCTCCAGCTGCATTTATTGTAGAGCCTGTTCAAGCAGAAGGTGGAGTTAGAGTTGCTACAAAAGAGTGGTTACAAGGGGTTCAAAAACTAGCAAATGACACAGGAGCATTATTTATACTTGATAGTATTCAATGTGGTTGTGGAAGATGTGGTAGCTACTTTAGTTTTGATGATCTAGATGTTGATCCAGATATTATTATTTTAGCAAAAGGATTAGGAGGAGTAGGAACTCCAATTGGGATGCTAGTAAATAAACCTGGAATAGATAAAGCTTGGAATCCAGGACAACATACTGGTACATTTAGAGGACAAGGTTTATCTTTTGTTGCAGGTAAAGTAGGTATTGAATATTTCAAAGATGAACAGTTTAATAATGAAACAAAAAGAAAAGGTGACATTATTAGAAAAGTCCTAGATAACTTAGACTCTAAATACTCACAAGTAGTTGATATTAGACAAAAAGGAATGATGTTAGCTATTGAGTTTGATAGTGCTAGTACAGTAAAAGAGATAACTGGTAAATGTTATGAAAATGGCTTAATTATTGGTGCTTGCTCAACGGGTGAGATTATCAAATTTATTCCTCCTTTAACAATTGAAGAAGATGTTTTAAATGAAGGTTTAAATAGATTTGTAGCTTCTGTTGAAGCAGTATTAGCGTAA
- a CDS encoding HD domain-containing protein produces the protein MINPRIIDYIFSSASIQRWNDYPRMVELVELDKQAHKFIIAYFIAKFEKDINYTHLIEAGVFEFLRRVVVTDIRPDVFRNALQKRAKEINSWVIANLKDSLQDIDNGIFLQKFEDYLNNPEMYKKERFILKAASYLSTKWEFSIVYQTSQFLSDIEDVKKSVEEEIEDYYELIGVRKIALNKKLAKIVDLSGRLRFQKRWAQTPRIPETSVLGHMLTVAIFSYFYSLEVNACDKRLENNFFVSLFHDLPEALTRDIITPVKYSVDDLSDIIAEYEIKKINDEILPNIPDFIHDEFCYILGMFEEHKDEFENRIYEDGNIKLVDDVSKYNMDKYKAIDGIALKQCDKLSAFVEASLSISHGIKSKELVNGKKQIMKSFKKVQGVDFEAIAKKIDEEFCTTGQTQVRMDFD, from the coding sequence ATGATTAATCCTAGAATAATAGATTATATCTTCTCTTCTGCATCTATTCAAAGATGGAATGATTACCCAAGAATGGTTGAGCTTGTAGAACTTGATAAACAAGCTCACAAATTTATTATTGCTTATTTTATTGCAAAATTTGAAAAAGACATAAACTATACTCATCTAATAGAAGCTGGTGTTTTTGAGTTTCTAAGACGAGTTGTTGTAACTGATATTAGACCTGATGTTTTTAGAAATGCTTTACAAAAAAGAGCTAAAGAGATTAACTCATGGGTAATTGCAAATTTAAAAGACTCTTTACAAGATATCGATAACGGTATATTTTTACAAAAATTTGAAGACTATTTAAACAATCCCGAAATGTATAAAAAAGAGAGATTTATATTAAAAGCGGCCTCATACTTATCTACAAAATGGGAATTTTCTATTGTATATCAAACTTCACAATTTCTTTCAGATATTGAAGATGTTAAAAAAAGTGTAGAAGAAGAGATTGAAGACTATTATGAATTAATTGGTGTTAGAAAAATTGCACTAAATAAAAAGCTTGCAAAAATAGTTGATTTAAGTGGAAGACTTAGATTTCAAAAAAGATGGGCACAAACTCCTAGAATTCCAGAAACTTCTGTTTTAGGTCATATGCTTACTGTTGCTATTTTCTCTTACTTTTACTCTCTTGAAGTAAATGCTTGTGATAAAAGGTTAGAAAACAATTTCTTTGTTTCACTTTTTCATGATTTACCTGAAGCTTTAACAAGAGATATAATTACTCCAGTAAAATATTCAGTTGATGACTTATCAGATATTATTGCAGAGTATGAAATCAAAAAAATAAATGATGAAATCTTACCAAATATTCCAGACTTTATCCATGATGAGTTTTGTTATATACTTGGAATGTTTGAAGAACATAAAGATGAGTTTGAAAATAGAATCTATGAAGATGGAAATATAAAACTTGTGGATGATGTCTCAAAATACAATATGGATAAATATAAAGCAATAGATGGCATTGCACTTAAACAATGTGATAAATTATCTGCTTTTGTTGAAGCAAGTTTATCTATTTCTCATGGTATAAAATCAAAAGAATTAGTTAATGGCAAAAAACAGATTATGAAATCTTTCAAAAAAGTTCAAGGTGTTGACTTTGAAGCAATTGCTAAAAAAATTGATGAAGAGTTTTGTACTACAGGACAAACCCAAGTTAGAATGGACTTTGATTAA
- a CDS encoding DUF2156 domain-containing protein — protein MSTLTINNYKLKHFDLRAKEEMEHYLKQVNVNLSDYTFSGNYVWLSTATGFYTIVNDTFCLFILNSGEMSMLLPPLGKNKNTYKAILECFEIMNTHNSNKNYSKIEYVHENILEGFVDYLEEGTLIYEMLKDFIIEKKLVDYIYKVDDLIELKGDSYKSKRNEINKFKKIYPNYRIEVLDKQKHGADILNLFNKWVKDRTTYMPKEEVEVFLDGIYFERFAIKRLINDYENLDLIGLAIYIDDEIKGFTVGENINGDTASIIIEKTDFEILGCAQFIFREFTKLLKDKYKVEYINVGDDMGFENLKKVKMSYRPNMLIPKYTIYQK, from the coding sequence ATGTCAACGTTGACAATAAACAACTACAAGCTTAAACATTTTGATTTAAGAGCAAAAGAAGAGATGGAACACTATTTAAAACAAGTAAATGTAAACTTAAGTGATTATACATTTTCTGGTAATTATGTTTGGTTATCAACTGCAACAGGTTTTTATACTATTGTAAATGATACTTTTTGTCTTTTTATTCTAAATTCAGGTGAAATGTCAATGCTTCTTCCTCCTTTAGGAAAAAATAAAAACACATACAAAGCAATATTAGAGTGTTTTGAAATAATGAATACTCATAATAGCAATAAAAACTATTCAAAAATAGAGTATGTGCATGAAAATATTCTTGAAGGTTTTGTTGATTATTTAGAAGAAGGTACTTTAATCTATGAAATGTTAAAGGACTTTATTATTGAAAAAAAACTTGTTGATTATATTTATAAAGTTGATGATTTAATTGAGTTAAAAGGGGACTCTTATAAATCAAAAAGAAATGAAATTAATAAATTTAAAAAGATATATCCAAACTATAGAATAGAAGTTTTAGATAAACAAAAACATGGAGCAGATATTTTAAACTTATTTAATAAGTGGGTAAAAGATAGAACAACTTATATGCCTAAAGAAGAAGTAGAAGTGTTTTTAGATGGAATTTACTTTGAAAGATTTGCAATTAAAAGATTAATAAATGATTATGAAAATCTTGATTTAATAGGTTTAGCAATTTACATTGATGATGAAATAAAAGGTTTTACTGTAGGTGAAAATATAAATGGAGATACTGCAAGTATAATTATTGAAAAAACGGATTTTGAAATTTTAGGTTGTGCTCAATTTATATTTAGAGAATTTACAAAACTATTAAAAGATAAATATAAAGTAGAGTATATAAATGTTGGTGATGATATGGGATTTGAAAACTTAAAAAAAGTAAAAATGTCATATAGACCTAATATGTTAATTCCTAAATATACAATTTATCAAAAATGA
- a CDS encoding GNAT family N-acetyltransferase, with amino-acid sequence MRIVKASRCDAKKLFEIESSVFKGDCFALSLASFYYHLKNSIVYKVKIGETVGYILWLERKNFFRLYSLAILDKYQGLGLATTLIEYSLKNLEKKSLQLEVRSSNKKAINLYKKFGFEEIKILKNYYENEDGVLMRLER; translated from the coding sequence ATGAGAATAGTTAAAGCATCAAGATGTGATGCAAAAAAACTTTTTGAAATAGAAAGTAGTGTTTTTAAAGGGGACTGTTTTGCTTTAAGTCTTGCTTCTTTTTATTATCATTTAAAAAATAGTATAGTTTATAAGGTTAAAATTGGTGAAACAGTAGGCTACATTTTATGGTTAGAAAGAAAAAACTTCTTTCGTCTTTATTCCTTAGCTATTTTAGATAAATATCAAGGGTTAGGTTTAGCTACTACTTTAATCGAGTATAGTTTGAAGAACTTAGAAAAAAAGTCTTTGCAACTTGAAGTAAGAAGTTCAAATAAAAAAGCAATAAATTTATACAAAAAATTTGGGTTTGAAGAAATAAAGATTTTAAAAAATTATTATGAAAATGAAGATGGAGTTTTGATGAGGCTTGAAAGATAA
- the rpiB gene encoding ribose 5-phosphate isomerase B, with amino-acid sequence MKYFIAADHAGIDFKAFVKELFETRGHEVIDLGPNTKDRVDYPDFAAKLCKEVLANEGSKGILICGSGIGMSMAANKFDGIRAALCHNEYSAKMAREHNDANVLCLGERVSGPGMIEAIVDSWLNSSFEGGRHEGRVEKINNLFGSCRV; translated from the coding sequence ATGAAATACTTTATTGCAGCAGACCATGCTGGTATTGATTTTAAAGCTTTTGTAAAGGAGCTTTTTGAAACAAGAGGTCATGAAGTAATTGACTTAGGACCAAATACAAAAGATAGAGTTGATTATCCAGATTTTGCAGCAAAACTATGTAAAGAAGTTCTTGCAAATGAAGGAAGCAAAGGTATTTTAATCTGTGGTTCTGGAATTGGTATGTCTATGGCAGCTAATAAATTTGATGGAATTAGAGCTGCACTTTGTCACAATGAATATTCTGCAAAAATGGCAAGGGAACACAATGATGCAAATGTACTTTGCTTAGGAGAGAGAGTTTCAGGTCCTGGAATGATTGAAGCGATTGTTGATTCATGGTTAAACTCATCTTTTGAAGGTGGAAGACATGAAGGAAGAGTTGAAAAAATAAACAACTTATTTGGTTCTTGTAGAGTTTAA